A DNA window from Gigantopelta aegis isolate Gae_Host chromosome 4, Gae_host_genome, whole genome shotgun sequence contains the following coding sequences:
- the LOC121370390 gene encoding WAP four-disulfide core domain protein 3-like produces the protein MNLGAKPVSVVRLPRSRALSSLGQCPPLKGKRSCDVTCHGDGDCSGSQKCCSRGCGRACLEPVAPPPTSLPPPSLPSPQECPRGVPAFMCKWFHKLVKVFMNMFSKMGK, from the exons ATGAATCTGGGTGCCAAACCTGTCAGTGTC GTGCGACTACCACGAAGCCGGGCGTTGTCAAGTCTGGGTCAATGTCCGCCATTGAAGGGCAAACGGTCATGTGACGTCACGTGTCACGGTGATGGCGACTGCTCCGGGTCCCAGAAGTGTTGTTCCAGGGGGTGTGGCCGTGCATGTTTGGAGCCTGTCGCTCCACCGCCGACGTCGTTACCCCCGCCGTCGTTACCCTCGCCCCAAGAGTGTCCGCGCGGTGTCCCCGCCTTCATGTGCAAGTGGTTTCACAAACTCGTCAAGGTTTTCATGAACATGTTCAGTAAAATGGGCAAATAA